Proteins encoded within one genomic window of Thermoplasma sp. Kam2015:
- a CDS encoding transposase, producing MKDDGEKRFAKLATWIIEKKVPPDPAIDPILKYFMDLKNTEENLSRSIVPWVAKMPIYEHYLKHIKGIGPILSANLIAMLTPIDRFPKPSMLVAYAGLAGQFYRMECANGHKIISSSPKASCPVLESNTDGEGRACGAPIVKSVLEKSIMRHEAGYHVFQNTRLKATLFKVATSFEKLSADKSQYRALYEAKKAEYASREGINKGHARMMALRYVEKRFLVNLHVVWMRGIGKEVTPYEATLPNHTIEPIRTDDGYPLPQPGSFEAVDDEASWAVKQLTDNYYDIQMMRIRAFNNIVAWLSTNRERLPEEYREFLKRKESEGDSED from the coding sequence ATGAAAGACGATGGTGAAAAGAGATTCGCGAAGCTGGCCACATGGATCATAGAGAAGAAGGTTCCACCGGATCCGGCCATAGACCCCATCCTGAAGTACTTCATGGATCTGAAAAACACCGAGGAAAACCTTTCCAGATCCATCGTCCCCTGGGTTGCCAAGATGCCCATCTACGAGCACTATCTGAAGCACATCAAGGGCATTGGCCCGATCCTTTCAGCGAACCTAATAGCGATGCTCACGCCGATCGATAGGTTCCCGAAGCCGTCAATGCTTGTCGCCTACGCCGGCCTCGCCGGACAGTTCTACCGCATGGAGTGCGCGAATGGCCACAAGATCATATCTTCATCGCCAAAAGCATCCTGTCCTGTTCTCGAATCGAATACGGACGGCGAGGGCAGGGCATGCGGAGCGCCCATCGTCAAATCGGTGCTGGAAAAGAGCATCATGAGGCATGAGGCCGGCTACCATGTGTTCCAGAACACCAGGCTCAAGGCAACGCTGTTCAAGGTGGCCACATCCTTTGAAAAGCTCTCAGCGGACAAATCCCAGTACAGGGCCTTGTACGAAGCCAAGAAGGCAGAATATGCGTCGCGCGAGGGCATCAACAAGGGGCATGCGAGGATGATGGCCCTGCGCTACGTTGAAAAACGCTTTCTAGTGAACCTCCATGTAGTATGGATGCGGGGGATCGGCAAGGAGGTTACGCCCTATGAGGCCACGCTTCCGAACCATACCATCGAACCCATACGGACGGATGATGGATACCCCCTGCCGCAGCCAGGGTCGTTTGAGGCGGTGGATGATGAAGCGTCCTGGGCGGTGAAGCAGCTGACCGACAACTACTACGACATACAGATGATGCGTATTAGGGCCTTTAACAATATCGTCGCATGGCTTTCAACGAATCGCGAGAGGCTGCCTGAGGAATATCGGGAATTCCTGAAGAGGAAGGAGAGCGAAGGCGACTCCGAGGATTGA
- a CDS encoding RNA-guided endonuclease TnpB family protein yields the protein MITATKVKLYPNEGQKILLEKHFGSCRFVYNYFLAKRDEYYITHRDAKKSSLNYLDTQNMLIDLKKEYPWLYEINAQSLQMSLRFLDNAFKNFFHKNADHPRFKKKGINEYFAVPQHIKIQGNRIYFPKFSEGIYFKGSREKLSKIKDVNEIIITKDSGYYYCSIIYEIPEEFPEKKPLSEENSVGIDLGIEKFATLSDGTVIENPRFIKKIEKRIRRLQKQLSRKQNGSKNRRKHILKLQKEYMKIRNMREDFDDKISTAIAKRYDTIVIEDLNVSGMFRNHHIAKSLSDVSFYSFKQKLEWKAEKYGKNIIEIGRFDPSSKICSRCGNIKHDLKLSDRIYHCDVCGLIIDRDLNAAKNIRKIGLIKVGLVQSELTPVEIATSGLYGIYPYRQMSVVESGSSEASA from the coding sequence GTGATAACAGCCACCAAAGTGAAGCTGTATCCAAACGAAGGACAGAAAATTTTACTGGAGAAGCACTTTGGCAGCTGTAGATTCGTATACAATTATTTCTTAGCGAAGAGGGACGAATACTATATAACGCATAGGGATGCTAAAAAATCCTCTTTAAACTATTTAGACACACAGAACATGCTCATCGATCTAAAGAAGGAATATCCATGGCTGTACGAGATCAACGCCCAATCACTTCAGATGTCTCTACGTTTCTTAGACAATGCATTCAAGAACTTCTTTCATAAGAATGCAGATCATCCAAGATTCAAAAAGAAAGGTATTAACGAATACTTTGCAGTACCACAGCACATAAAAATTCAAGGAAACAGGATCTATTTCCCAAAGTTCTCTGAAGGCATATACTTCAAGGGATCTAGAGAGAAACTTTCAAAGATCAAAGACGTCAACGAGATAATAATAACAAAGGATTCAGGATACTACTACTGTTCCATAATATATGAGATACCAGAAGAGTTCCCAGAGAAGAAACCATTATCTGAAGAGAACTCCGTTGGCATAGATCTAGGCATCGAGAAGTTCGCAACATTATCGGATGGAACAGTGATAGAGAATCCAAGGTTCATAAAGAAGATAGAAAAAAGAATAAGACGATTACAAAAACAGTTATCAAGAAAGCAGAATGGATCGAAGAATAGAAGGAAGCATATACTTAAATTACAGAAGGAGTATATGAAGATCAGGAATATGCGTGAAGACTTCGATGATAAAATATCGACTGCGATAGCCAAGCGGTACGATACCATCGTCATCGAAGATCTGAACGTATCAGGCATGTTTAGAAACCACCATATTGCAAAGAGTCTAAGTGATGTTTCTTTCTATTCCTTCAAGCAGAAACTGGAATGGAAAGCAGAAAAATATGGAAAGAATATAATAGAGATAGGAAGATTCGATCCATCATCTAAGATATGTTCAAGATGCGGTAACATAAAGCATGATCTGAAGTTATCAGATCGCATATATCATTGTGATGTATGTGGTCTCATCATAGACAGGGATCTGAATGCCGCCAAGAACATAAGGAAAATTGGACTTATAAAAGTAGGGCTGGTGCAGTCCGAACTTACGCCTGTGGAGATCGCAACATCGGGCTTGTATGGAATATATCCGTACAGGCAGATGTCGGTCGTTGAATCAGGAAGCTCCGAAGCTTCAGCTTAG
- a CDS encoding MvaI/BcnI family restriction endonuclease gives MDLNEFKIRFRQIQSKGYVKSLREGPTGIGMTLETLLGIHENNISLPDIDGIELKAHREDSNNMITLFTFNRGAWVMDPLEAIKKYGTPDSNGRLGLYFTMSFRPNNAGLFLYADDQYVMVRHIDGSTIVRWRFDDLQNQFEQKIPAIIIVYARVEERIDGEYFNFYKAILYKGANKDIIRDSILNGIILIDLRLHYAGTMARNHGTGFRVHPTDLPKVFASAEVL, from the coding sequence ATGGATCTTAATGAATTCAAAATACGCTTTAGGCAGATACAGAGCAAAGGTTATGTGAAATCACTTAGAGAAGGCCCAACTGGAATAGGTATGACGCTCGAAACGCTTTTAGGCATCCATGAGAATAACATATCGTTGCCAGATATAGATGGCATTGAGCTTAAGGCGCATCGCGAAGATTCCAACAATATGATTACCCTTTTTACGTTCAACAGGGGCGCATGGGTGATGGATCCTTTAGAAGCCATTAAAAAGTATGGAACGCCTGACTCAAACGGCAGGCTGGGGCTATACTTCACCATGAGCTTCAGGCCTAACAACGCGGGCTTGTTCCTATATGCAGACGACCAATACGTCATGGTCAGGCACATAGATGGCTCGACCATTGTAAGATGGCGATTTGATGATCTCCAGAACCAGTTTGAGCAAAAAATTCCGGCCATTATCATAGTCTATGCTAGGGTGGAGGAGAGGATAGATGGAGAATATTTCAATTTCTATAAGGCCATTCTTTATAAAGGAGCAAATAAAGATATAATCCGGGACAGCATCTTAAATGGCATAATACTAATAGATCTCAGGCTGCATTACGCCGGAACAATGGCTAGGAACCACGGCACAGGATTCCGCGTGCACCCAACTGATTTACCGAAGGTTTTTGCATCTGCTGAGGTTCTCTGA